One window of the Catenulispora sp. MAP5-51 genome contains the following:
- a CDS encoding DUF3592 domain-containing protein, with protein sequence MHLILAVAPDPVVADTNPVVRWLTVFASALGVIIAVRGLRRIPSWILLMSGTKAAATVTKVEIRGSNGERRPMRRPFVAFTTADGRQVTTSPAFYRPRCAKAAGEAVEVRYDARKPERVAVGGFDFQARELVPVAAGILLTVVSVSWSFGH encoded by the coding sequence GTGCATCTCATACTCGCGGTGGCGCCGGATCCGGTCGTCGCCGACACCAACCCCGTCGTGCGCTGGCTGACGGTGTTCGCCAGCGCTCTGGGCGTCATCATCGCTGTGCGCGGACTGCGCCGCATCCCCAGCTGGATCCTGCTCATGTCCGGCACCAAAGCCGCCGCGACGGTGACCAAGGTGGAGATCCGCGGAAGCAACGGCGAGAGGCGTCCGATGCGACGCCCGTTCGTCGCCTTCACCACTGCCGACGGCCGGCAGGTGACGACCTCGCCCGCCTTCTACCGCCCGCGCTGCGCCAAGGCGGCGGGCGAAGCGGTCGAGGTCCGTTACGACGCCCGCAAACCCGAGCGCGTGGCGGTCGGCGGGTTCGACTTCCAGGCCCGCGAGCTGGTGCCCGTCGCCGCGGGCATCCTGCTGACCGTGGTGAGCGTCTCCTGGTCCTTCGGGCACTAG
- a CDS encoding AMP-binding protein yields MQIPLTVSDFLDRAEAVYGDRAAVVDEPDQPAPSWGTLTYKDIARRARAQAAALDRLGVGAGARVAVVSHNSARLLTSFFGVSGYGRVLVPVNFRLRADEVAYIVEHSGAEVLLVDPEVDEALKGVTARHRFVIGAETDAVFFEGEHEPVRHAVGENDTATINYTSGTTARPKGVQLTHRNLWLNAVLMGLHLGVGDRDVYLHTLPMFHANGWGMPYVVTGLGAEQIVLRKVDGAEILRRIERHGVTLLNGAPTVIAMVLAAAQEWEGEIPGRDRVRVVVAGAPPPSTVIQQVEDVLGWQFNQIYGLTETAPLVTVNRTRQEWDGLSSLERAQNLMRAGVPSLGTRMVTDDEGEVLVRSNVVLQGYWQQPEESERALADDWFHTGDGGAISGDGYLTISDRKKDVIITGGENVSSIEVEDALYKHPGIAECAVIGVPDEKWGETIKALVVLKEDHSSRATTEAEVIKHCKGLIAGYKAPTSVEFREVLPRTATGKLQKFKLREPYWEGRERKVN; encoded by the coding sequence ATGCAAATCCCCCTCACTGTCTCCGACTTCCTGGACCGCGCAGAAGCCGTCTACGGCGACAGGGCTGCCGTCGTCGACGAGCCCGACCAGCCCGCGCCGTCCTGGGGCACCCTCACGTACAAGGACATCGCGCGGCGGGCGCGGGCGCAGGCGGCGGCGTTGGACCGGCTGGGGGTCGGCGCCGGGGCGCGGGTGGCGGTGGTGTCGCACAACTCGGCGCGGCTGCTCACCTCGTTCTTCGGGGTCAGCGGGTACGGGCGGGTGCTGGTGCCGGTGAACTTCCGGCTGCGGGCCGACGAGGTCGCCTACATCGTCGAGCACAGCGGGGCGGAGGTGCTGCTCGTCGATCCCGAGGTGGACGAGGCGCTCAAGGGCGTGACGGCGCGGCACCGTTTCGTCATCGGCGCCGAGACCGACGCCGTGTTCTTCGAGGGTGAGCACGAGCCGGTGCGGCACGCCGTCGGCGAGAACGACACCGCGACCATCAACTACACCTCCGGCACCACGGCGCGGCCCAAGGGCGTGCAGCTGACGCACCGCAACCTCTGGCTGAACGCGGTCCTGATGGGCCTGCACCTCGGCGTCGGCGACCGGGACGTCTACCTGCACACGCTGCCGATGTTCCACGCCAACGGCTGGGGCATGCCCTACGTCGTGACCGGCCTGGGCGCCGAGCAGATCGTGCTGCGCAAGGTCGACGGGGCCGAGATCCTGCGCCGGATCGAGCGGCACGGCGTCACGCTGCTGAACGGCGCGCCGACCGTCATCGCGATGGTGCTGGCGGCGGCCCAGGAGTGGGAGGGCGAGATCCCCGGCCGGGACCGGGTCCGGGTGGTGGTGGCCGGCGCGCCGCCGCCGAGCACCGTCATCCAGCAGGTCGAGGACGTGCTGGGCTGGCAGTTCAACCAGATCTACGGCCTGACCGAGACGGCCCCGCTGGTCACCGTGAACCGGACCCGCCAGGAGTGGGACGGCCTGTCGAGCCTGGAGCGCGCGCAGAACCTGATGCGCGCCGGCGTCCCCTCGCTGGGCACCCGCATGGTCACCGACGACGAGGGCGAGGTCCTGGTGCGCTCCAACGTGGTGCTCCAGGGCTACTGGCAGCAGCCCGAGGAGTCCGAGCGCGCGCTGGCCGACGACTGGTTCCACACCGGCGACGGCGGCGCGATCAGCGGCGACGGATACCTGACGATCTCCGACCGCAAGAAGGACGTCATCATCACCGGCGGCGAGAACGTGTCCTCCATCGAGGTCGAGGACGCGCTCTACAAGCACCCGGGGATCGCCGAGTGCGCGGTGATCGGCGTGCCGGACGAGAAGTGGGGCGAGACCATCAAGGCCCTGGTGGTGCTGAAGGAGGACCACTCCTCGCGGGCCACCACCGAGGCCGAGGTGATCAAGCACTGCAAGGGGCTGATCGCCGGCTACAAGGCGCCGACGAGCGTGGAGTTCCGGGAAGTGCTGCCGCGCACCGCGACCGGCAAGCTGCAGAAGTTCAAGCTGCGCGAACCGTACTGGGAGGGGCGGGAACGCAAGGTGAACTGA